In a genomic window of Magnolia sinica isolate HGM2019 chromosome 14, MsV1, whole genome shotgun sequence:
- the LOC131225437 gene encoding metalloendoproteinase 2-MMP-like, with translation MASKPCSTFFASPLFHLLMLLLLPLSIHSHSTQQHQETFKSLEGCHKGQTLKGLHTIKQYLEKFGYLPHHHHNKTGSGDDDMFDDSLESAIKTYQINYHLNVTGVLDGKTLHDMVLPRCGVPDIVDGRTTMRSGKKRHLGSMHHTVAHFRFFPSNPRWPPSKRQLTYGFLPGVQVIGAQDLRSICSSAFDRWARVSHFTFQETQDVNTADLKIGFYSGNHGDGAPFDGSGGILAHAFAPTDGRFHFDADERWATNPVAGAFDVESIAVHEIGHLLGLGHSSVPEAIMFSRISDGVKKVDLHGDDIQGIQTLYNMP, from the coding sequence ATGGCATCCAAACCATGCTCTACTTTTTTTGCATCCCCTCTTTTTCACCTTCTCATGCTTCTATTGCTCCCTCTTTCCATCCACTCCCATTCCACTCAACAACATCAGGAGACCTTCAAGTCCCTAGAGGGATGTCACAAGGGTCAGACTCTCAAAGGGCTCCATACAATCAAGCAATATCTTGAGAAGTTTGGTTACCTCCCTCACCATCACCACAACAAAACCGGCAGTGGCGACGACGACATGTTTGATGATTCCCTCGAGTCGGCCATTAAGACTTACCAGATCAACTACCATCTCAATGTTACTGGCGTACTTGACGGGAAGACGTTGCATGACATGGTGTTGCCACGGTGTGGTGTCCCAGACATTGTAGATGGACGTACTACCATGCGCTCCGGGAAGAAGCGTCATCTTGGCTCCATGCACCACACTGTGGCTCATTTCAGATTCTTTCCCAGCAACCCAAGGTGGCCTCCTTCCAAGAGACAACTCACCTATGGTTTCCTCCCTGGAGTTCAGGTGATTGGCGCACAGGACCTGAGGTCCATTTGCAGCAGTGCTTTCGATAGATGGGCGCGCGTGAGCCATTTCACGTTCCAGGAGACTCAAGATGTTAACACTGCAGATCTTAAGATCGGATTTTATAGTGGAAATCATGGTGATGGGGCCCCATTTGATGGGAGCGGCGGAATACTTGCACATGCTTTTGCACCTACTGATGGAAGGTTCCATTTCGATGCGGATGAAAGGTGGGCCACTAACCCAGTTGCAGGTGCCTTCGATGTGGAATCCATTGCCGTGCATGAGATTGGGCATTTACTTGGACTTGGCCACTCTTCAGTGCCCGAAGCTATAATGTTTTCACGTATTTCTGATGGGGTGAAGAAAGTGGATTTGCATGGGGATGATATACAGGGAATTCAAACCCTGTATAATATGCCTTGA